TTATACAATTTTTGCATGGTTATgccttaaagggacgctaaaggcaaatgctgagtcaacgtggactgtttaaataccattccagaaacttctaaacgcttgtttcgtggcaagaaaatacttagtttacgagaaaattgcatctgaagagtCCGAAtgccattttcaaaattcaaatctcccgccacccaactgggggagtggtgacgttgcatacaccatcaccaccctttgctgctgtcggtgagtaaaacggcacccgacagacggcggtactgAGCCAAGGCAAAGTGACAGAGCGGTGGATACGCCTCTGCAGTTGCTGTTTGGTCAAGTGACGCAGATTGTTCGGGCAACCCGCGACATTACACGGAAGTTGAagtctctgctacttgcagtttgcgcgagtttcgcgagccagcgaaaccagtgcagcactgcgcgacaatgaaactactgaaacacgaaagcgtgGGCGGTGCAGAGTCGAGAGAAAGCGAAACGTTTCGACCGCCTGCGTTATTTTTTCAAAAAATGATAGagctggacaagtagcattttatctCGCCTTATAATACAACAggaggatgttttttgcaacaagTGATTGAGTACTATTGGCAAAATTTacctgaggagtgctttcgtcatcaggcAAGCGCTTGAAAGTCCCggaggagtctctaatcatgtcctgcatttaacTCAATTTCTTGAGTATTTAGGCTCTGTTCGCGAtgatattgacaccttagagattctcgaccACTAATCTACCACTTTAGCTTGCcttaatgtttgcctttagtgtccctttaatactaTACCTTAGCTTTCAGGAATGGCATTGACAGGGCTCTGAAAAACATCCGAGGTTCTTTTGACCTGTATGAAAAAGTTTGTTCCCGCATTCTCATGGTCAGTGTAGTTGTGGCAAGGAGGTTTAAAATAAATATACCTCTGAAATGGCAGCCCCCAGAGCTGCTTACCAGCAGAGTTGAAGCCATCACTTGCCCTTACTGCACCTAAAGGGAGAAACTGGGGCTACCAGCCAAAGTATGCTCGCCGTTCAAGTGCTTTTGCTTTGATGACGTAAATACTGGGCTAACCAGAAAATAAAAGCATTTGTTTTTTAACCTACTACCTTTAACTGAATACTGAGATCATAATCCCCCATAAAATTTGCCAAGGTATAAAGGTTTCATCCGAAAACCGGTGACGCAAAGACGCACGCCGAGCAGAGTCCACGAAGCAAAATTAAAACCCGCGCAAAGTGGGAATAAAGTGAATTTTGTGTTCTCCACTATACGCTAACACTTTTTCTTGCCTCTGGCAAAAAAAAGGTTGGGCTTCACTTTTGGGACACGTCCACTTCAGCAATTTTATTTGAAAACCTCTTTGGTTCCGAAATGTTACTGTTATGCACAAGGGAGAAGTGCACCTTCTGCCAGCTTTGCAGTGCATTGAAACAAGTAAACGACAATTGCCATCGatttcaatgagaaaaaaaaaagaatcattaCCGACATCTTTGCACAAAGATGTGTGTGTCAAGAGCAGAAAAACTGTCCTTGCCTAGAGCTTTTCAATGTGCCCAACTAAAAGGGCCAGATTTCGACTGTGGCTCTGTAGTAATCAAGAGCTTCAAGAAAAATTTGCATGCTGCTCAAATGCAAGGCTTAGTGGAAAATAAAAGCTTGTTGTTTCCTGCTAATATAAAATGGCTACCTAAGGTGGCTGTGGAAAGACTAGCGGTATGCCAGAAGGAGGCACAGTATTCAAAAGAACCTACTCCCTCCACAAATAATGGTGTCTTTTACTGGTTCTGGGAGCCTGGCCTGGTAGCTAGGCTACTATGAAACATGTTTCAGTCAAATGTGGTGCATTCCACCTGATTAACAGTTTACTCGTAGTAATTATTGAAAACTATGTACCAGCGTAGTAACTCTGCAAGCTATACAGTACAATCTTTTTTCCCCCCTTATGCTCGAACCTCTATTGTCACAGAGTGCCTGTAAAATTTTCGTAAAAACAttgaggcagaaacctggaaaaATCGGGGAATTGGAAAGTGCAGTAGACACATCATAAGCTCGCAGGAAGCGTTTCCTATTTTTCACACCCTTGGCAAGATGGCAGTGGTCCAGTTTCACTTTCAAGACATGTTCATACCAGAAGGTGTTTAAAGTGTTCTTGGGTTGCAGCAGTTCAAAATCGAATATGCAGTCTGGTGCTCCCGACTGGAAAAACATTGCACAAGCAAAGTGGATGAAGACGATCTGGATGTCCTACACCTGTTTATGCCATTCACCTTTGCTCGCGTCACATTTTTCAGCTCTAGGAATGCAAAAGACTAGTCTAAACATGCAGTCTGTCAAGCTTTGTGCATATTAGCTGAATGCTAATACACTGCAGGGAATCATTGTCGAATTTCAAGAGACGCCAAACTCATACAGTGGTTTGCCAAAGAGTTTATTTAGCCTGTGAAAGTACATTATATAAAAtgcagtgaaaaaaataaaataagaaggtTGGATGTCAAAGTGATGAAATTAAGGGAGCAATTTCTTTGGGTTAAATAAATCGGGTTTGGTACTGGTCGTAAAGTTAGACAGGCATACATCAATTCCCTGAAACAATATAGTATAGTAccacaaagatatatatatattatactcTGAATAGCTATGCAAAACAGCGTCTTTGGGCTAGCTTGGGTAGTGGCACGCAATACATAAAATATACTTTTGAAAGGTAAGGCAGAATACTTGCAACATGTAaaaatattcttttatgaaaggaaaaaaaaagtattgcatGACGAAAGCCTGAATAAAAATTAACCACAGCATCCTTCTACACGTAAGTACTTAAACAGACCGACAACAAATCTTTAAGGACCCTTCTTTTTCAGCAGTGCAACATAAATCTGCCCTCATCATTGAACAACCACTTTTGGGGTTATCACTTTCAGTGTGCTCCAGTTGGCTGGGCCAGTGGACACAATGCAATTTGTTCCAGTGAGGCATGTTGCACATAAAATCACATAAAAGGGTGGTTGATGCATGACACAAAACCATGACAGTACGACTACAAAAAATGAGCGATACTGCCTGCGCAACAGAAAAATTAATTTCCCTTAGGTGGTGTGCAATTCACCCACTCCCAACTGTGCCATGTATAACAGGTTCATCCGAATAACGGAAGTTGCAACTTTTCAACATAAACATATCTGCAATCGCAAATGCATGTTATGTCGATATTTTTCACCTGCATTGGAGGCTTCATAAATTTCACGTGCTGATCCGCTGTCGGTCCATTTTGAAATTCCCGCTTCACTATCACCAGCAACAACACCACCCTGAATATCCATGGCAGCTCTGTACAATGGTCGAGAGCCatgcaaaaagaaaatgcttgaatGACATTCAGCTATCACTAAGTTGCTGCAATGTATATTCACATTGATGCATTTGCAAAAGAGCACTACATCTACTTGTTAAACCGGAAGCACAATAGACACCGGGTAAAAGAGAATGTGAGGTTAGTATTAAAGATGTATCTAATGTATAATATAAACCACAGACGGATTAAGGAGTCCTTAGCCGTGTGTACTATACAACCCAGACACtgataaaaaagaaatgtaaataatTTCAGCAGCGTGTATACTTTTGAGCTGTAAACAACTGGCGACCcagaaaaacaatatttttgtttgtttttttgttttagcaACAGTAACTAATAGAAAGCTAGGTTGGAAGCACAAATGTTAAGAGAGCTGGCAAGTCTAGCTTCTAAGGCAAACGCCTACAGTGCGAAGAGGCGGGCGAGCTTGGCAATCCTATGCTGCACCGGCCCACTTGACGAAGGCTCTGGGCCCTTCGGATTGTATGTCGCCGCGTCCGTTGGCAGTTATCACAGTGCCGTCCCTCTTGATGACGATGAGGGTGGGAATACTGCTGACGCCATACTTGGTTTTCAGCTCCCTTCATGTTTGGTTGGGTCAAAGAGGATAGAAGAAAAGGACCTTTaaaaaggagtactgacacacatTAGCATGATTTGTAAAAGCGCTACTACATGATTCTTGCATGTATAAAGGTAACTTAGCAAGCATGCAGGTTGGGAAGCACATATAAAAATGCTTTCGTTTGATTATACGAAGGTTGTCTCGACATGCCAGACCTGGCATCGTCAGTATTACAGTGATGTCATGACACACAGAAAAATTTGGCCACACCGTGTATTAGTAAGGCTAGATAATAATACAAACTGTAAGTGTGAAACTAAAATGCAAGCCAAACAGCAACCCTGGTTGGAGTTGCGGATTTCCTAGTGTCTTTCTTTTAGAGCATAATGAAGCATGAAATAAATATGCTGAAACAACCCACAGTAGGCAAGGCTTTTCACTTGCAAAAAATAACCAGAAATTCAAATGCTTACTTCTCAGTACTCAGCTTAAGCTTTGATACCTAAGTATGCTAAGTAATACTTAAGTACATGGGGGAATCTGGCCTGTATTTGCAAACCTTCCATTGCATAGGAgcatttctttatttgctgccATTTGGGCACCAGCAATCATTGTGAATTGAGACAAAAGCTTTTTACACAAAACTGTTTTCTCATTTACCAGcattcaggcactggctactcatcACAGCTATTTTCGTGGTACTCGAATGATCACCACAGCAACAATCAAACACAGTTGCTGTTTTGCCATTGGCCAAtgttcaggcactggctactcaacAAAATTATTGATATTTGGATACTGCGATGCCATAAAGGAATTTTAGCAGTGTGGGTTAATACAATCAAGAGTGTTACAAACAACTGTCAGGAAGAAACTAGCCAGCCATAGCAACGACCAAGCGCAGATGGCACAAAACTTGGTTGGTGAGCGTGCAACTCATCATACCGATCGTCTTTCTAATTTGACAATCACTGCAGCAATGACCAATCACAGGTGGCACTTATGCTTGTTAATATGGGCCCATTTTGCTGACCACAGCCGAGTACTCACTGTTGGAATGTGTCGCCGTGCTTAATGGCATACCACGCCCCGTGGCTCTCTTCCATGTATTTCAGCATGTCTGCGTTGGAGCGGTCCGACGAGATGAAGACAACTTCGATAGGTGCCGCACACTCGTCCTTCATTTCCTTGTATGCTTCGGCCAGTACTGGCGTGAACATGCGGCATGGCGGGCACCAGTGAGCCGAGAAGTACAGGGCCACGGCTTTGGCATTGCCGAGAGCCTTCTCCGCCGGGTGCTCGCTGCCATCCTTAAGCACAAGCGTCTTGCCCTTGAAGATGTCCATGTCTTTCACCTGGATGCCAATGCAAGAGGCTCACAGTCAGCTATATTAGTCGGGTACGAAGGCTTGCATCATGAATAACAATGTTAAGAGGCTCATGTTGGTGTAGCTGATTTGTATCAATGCTCTGAAAGACAGCACAAAGGCGACAGAAGCACAGATGACAATTGGACTGGCAGCCATGtcaactttattgtgtccttttGAATGTCACATGATGTGTAAGCTGTAAACCTCCATTCACAATATCCTAAGCAAAATCGTCCTTCTCAAGGATAGTTGAAATATATTTTTGGGTACCGCGTAACGGCCACACGGGAGGACCACAAAATTTAAAGCCATGAGCAACAGTTCCTGTGAACTGGATGAAAAGCAGTACAATTTTCTGTACACCCCATCTTTCTGAGCTGTTCGCAACGAATTAAAATATTTGAAAGAAAATTCGCAACACTGACGGTCGGTTTCACATTAAACAATACAATGCCCACATTTATTTTGATGCAACGGACTTCTAAAATTTAGTCATTCCAGAGTGCGTGTACATCACAATGGACAATTATTCCTCTGAATGCACATCTTTGAACGTGGCCATTCGTTCATCTAACCATTCCCTTAATATGTTTATGCTATCCACTTACTATATGCTACTATCCAAAATCGGGATCTCATTTCACCTGATACATTCGGTCAAAAGAAACGCAAGCTAGGTATCTGGCGTGGAAACATGCACGTTGTCTCTATATTAAGACGCGCCGACCACTTGCAGCCAAATTGCCAacacttttttttcaaatgctcctaCACGTTGCAACAGCTCGGATCAACGTAGTTGTCTCGATCTCGTTGCCGGCAGCGAAAAAGCGGAAGTTCCGATAACATCGGGGAGCGGTATAGACTTCTGACGTCGTGAATCACTCGCCGATGGTGTCGACTGGCGCGCTTTCGCTGACGCGTGCCAACATGTATTCGCTGCAAGCTTCCTCCTACGCGTTCGCTTTGCGCCTCGAGGCGTGCAAAAGCTCGTGGCTGAATGTTGCAAACGCCGTGCCGCGATCACGTGGCCAAACTTGATAGGCGGGGTGCATGGATTGCATTTCGATCGCTACGATTGTAACGTACGCTCGCATGCGCGATGAGGAGTCTTCTTTCAGAGATAATTTGGATGAGAAAGTGCAACTGGGAACTGCGACTGCGCGAGCTTTTCCGCAATTAGTTCCAACCCAAATACGCGTGGAAAAATCTCGTTTTTGTTCGTTTCCGGGATAAGCCACGCAGGACCGGCCCGATCCGATGCACCCGAGTTTCGTCTCGTGTTGCGCCGAATTTCTCTCCCGCCTGCTTCCTCACGATCGAATACTTCTTGATAACGCTGTCTTCAACCTGGTTCATGACCAAAATCGACGTTCATTCTGAAACTGCATGCTTAGCAGTTTAAACTGTGGAGCAGTGATGAGACGGCATTCTAAAGGCAACTAAGCGGCGCAGCTGCTATCAAAACATGCGTTTTAAACAGCAAAATCGGGTTACAGCTGCTGCTCCGCGCTGGTCGCTTGCCGCAGCTTTGCCACAGAATAAAGAAGATGGCTTTGCCAAACGCACCGACAACAAACTGCTCGCGATCTGTGGTAGCGCTCCGCGGTTGCCACATCAGCCACAAGCTACAATACTCGCAGGCGTAAAGCAGCTCGCTTATCGCACAAGCAAATATTTCACAGAAGACGGTAACTTACGATTCAAGAACGTGCCGGCAAACAAACACGGAGAATGTACGAGTTTAGGCGGCCTCGACACCACGACTGTCACACTGGTCGCACCGACTAAACGAGGGCGTGTACTTGACGGGAATCCAGCGGAAAGCCGAGCTGTCTTTGGAGCGGCTTTAAATGGAACGCGAACGCAGCACACGTGTGGCCAAAGAAGGAATCTGTGCTGTAAAGAGCGCGTTTTTTGAAAATTGTTCAACTCCTAATGATTTCCCTCCTATACATTCCTTCAGGGTTATCgcaaaggtagtgactacagtgacggggcccggcactttaacatctgtactacagtgacggggcccggtactttaacatatgcactacagtgacggggcccggcactttaacatctgtactacagtgacgggccccggtactttaacatatacactacagtgacggggctcggcgctttaacctctgccctgcagttctttcaaacattctatgcaaacaacttcgagcacttcacggcaggcagtgaactttattaaggtgctgaggagcgactccgaaacccccttatgagggagggggcgGCCGCGAGCccttccgacgttgggacgggcaggccgtgcctcaccgcctcctcccactcttcttccgtggtgagatgaccgtggtcccgtaacgagggacaccgccagagcatgtgttctaagtgcagaatggatctccgcaatccggacacctgccccgcgcggacgcggcgttaggttccCCCTGTGaaccaccacggccgccgcgaaccggtcggacgaaccgtattgggcgacgtcgacgaacgcgaccgatcgtggatcgtcggcgacggatccgagaagtgcggcagctcgggcccggcgtgtgcctacattgcgttgcgggtgcacgttgcgcgggaacggcgagaccgtgacggcctcccgcgaccacgcgtcgagcacgcaccgcctttccctgtagggttaaagtccagcgcctccaggatccgccaccccgcaggcgaggaagcgagcctgacaacctggactaacttctgtgacccaacctcatcgaaggtgttgtggacccccagctgcatgagcttctctgTGCTGGCGCTTAtggggatgccgagcacttcacggaccgcggtattttattccagtactgtccacaacaccacgtgaatttcacgatgtcagcaacttccgtgcagtaacggaatacatcgattgcacacatacggatcgaacgaccgcaatgggtacttgtccacgaatgtacaatcttttgcgtatgcactgtaacacctgtgatgattataataaagaaagaaagttcactctaatggaaggggaatggtaaaaacacattaaaaaaggcacggcacatgttcctgcttgtgtagcaccagacaatgaatattctactgaattaagaaaaagaagcagcgggtaattgctcgcttagaagattgataaacatgcagttcgataaAATTTGAGAAATGATGATATTGAAGATTCCAAGACtttagaggaaagaaaaaaaaattaagactgaatcatcgcaaCGGAACATcgcaagtcgctgtaggcgtcgaagaccatagctat
This genomic window from Dermacentor albipictus isolate Rhodes 1998 colony chromosome 9, USDA_Dalb.pri_finalv2, whole genome shotgun sequence contains:
- the LOC139049598 gene encoding nucleoredoxin-like protein 2, with amino-acid sequence MDIFKGKTLVLKDGSEHPAEKALGNAKAVALYFSAHWCPPCRMFTPVLAEAYKEMKDECAAPIEVVFISSDRSNADMLKYMEESHGAWYAIKHGDTFQQELKTKYGVSSIPTLIVIKRDGTVITANGRGDIQSEGPRAFVKWAGAA